One segment of Panulirus ornatus isolate Po-2019 chromosome 33, ASM3632096v1, whole genome shotgun sequence DNA contains the following:
- the LOC139759543 gene encoding proton channel OtopLc-like isoform X3, whose protein sequence is MYNMTTISIPLRLVLSSISESEASGSSALVSPVQNRRRVNHGLPAQHPHRRRKVSAPPELQPHLGGTPHNSAQSLSQQGNGGANPDPADRSANPEYILNLPGQTHLPGGFYSGSDSGVPSEYSSWAGPVSGAIRHDVSSDEHVTLPSNSIDDLARQRQTEQQEVSFYQSDSDCESLDELQPPQGRRKSGAGSGMNNQGYVHTEPTPLVLPVGSPPPLPLSHVTVEPGMASPSPSIVGAPSTITQGRRHSMVVQLNLQQGAAPPIAGVAPSRNGRSVSMLSLNGNQPVSSMYPNLHNDTQSIYSEVGYGITGHQVASPVPHQTAGIKLVEGQQTIVSAHPEGVSTHPDPHDPHLPPQPTEEGEKKAWFQHTLSKNLSIMYAVFLVMLGIVIYLADTFSGHDSAIAESFNVFLIVAQLLWLFYVHVDVRRYVNLISRALDEAKTKQINKDEQVQLEPTGDGQYQLRINVPEAPKTIPQYYGFTSGRHGGSLYLKIGATVFCLGYLIHTGLNLGQKILYLTQDDPVFDNCTCTTDVVMSVLQPVFAFYQLFFIFKYSNLIINRRLVLSRFGIMHCIASCLCFWIYTILQETLQAIFLKKSKEGYGADEPYTARLVGGDDDDSDEMDDDDVHHFTGRKFVASGASSWSINYGCEKDTHLSDMINTTTPYLYPFSIEFNILMVGLWILLWENIGMFERHTHIPSVEVTYEEDNSKSLTSNLIIYVDCHASNRGLFAGLLMTVATVVSIILFFIFSASEDTRKLGSYVNGASEIILLTCMLITAAIAYNSLRILDVIRHAMSSVDDILLYVCLPCIFLYAFLSMVPAIKNGEVLFATVSILQVSQVILQTALICDGLRRCSNAQSLQHKKPGREVVTYLVVTNVAMWLLQTFEIKSEEGNSILYDFYGKELWTLLSHLTLPLALFYRFHSSVCLADMWKASYEVEESH, encoded by the exons ATGTATAACATGACAACAATTAGCATCCCCCTACGTCTAGTCCTCAGCAGTATTAG TGAGAGCGAGGCCAGTGGTAGTAGTGCTCTGGTGTCACCTGTACAAAATCGCCGACGTGTGAACCACGGGCTACCTGCTCAGCACCCACATCGCCGCAGGAAGGTGAGCGCACCGCCGGAGTTGCAGCCGCACTTAGGTGGCACTCCACACAACAGCGCCCAATCCCTCAGCCAACAGGGTAACGGCGGTGCGAATCCCGATCCAGCGGACAGATCCGCCAACCCCGAGTACATCCTTAACCTCCCTGGACAGACACATT TACCAGGAGGATTCTATAGCGGCTCGGACTCGGGAGTACCGTCTGAGTATTCCTCCTGGGCTGGTCCAGTATCTGGAGCGATCCGTCACGACGTATCTTCGGACGAACACGTTACGTTACCTTCAAATTCCATCGACGACCTCGCGCGCCAACGCCAGACAGAACAACAGGAAGTCTCGTTTTACCAGTCGGACTCCGATTGTGAG AGTTTGGACGAGCTTCAGCCGCCTCAGGGGCGTCGGAAgtctggtgctggtagtgggatgaacAACCAAGGATACGTTCACACGGAACCCACGCCATTGGTACTCCCCGTGGgatctcctccccctcttcctctctcacacgTCACGGTGGAACCCGGCATGGCCTCTCCCTCGCCCTCTATCGTGGGTGCGCCCAGTACCATAACCCAGGGACGCAGGCACAGTATGGTCGTGCAGCTCAATCTGCAGCAAGGTGCCGCGCCCCCAATCGCGGGGGTAGCGCCTTCGAGAAACGGGCGATCCGTCTCGATGCTCTCCTTAAATGGGAACCAGCCAGTTTCCAGCATGTATCCCAACCTTCACAACGACACGCAGTCCATCTATAGCGAGGTTGGCTACGGCATCACCGGTCACCAGGTGGCATCGCCGGTACCTCATCAGACTGCTGGAATAAAGCTTGTGGAAGGCCAGCAAACAATAGTTTCTGCTCATCCGGAGGGCGTATCCACACATCCCGACCCTCACGACCCACATTTGCCGCCACAGCCTACcgaagaaggagagaagaaggcTTGGTTCCAACACACCCTTAGCAAAAATCTGAGCATTATGTATGCCGTGTTCCTGGTCATGCTGGGAATCGTGATCTACCTGGCGGACACCTTCAGCGGCCATGATTCAGCCATAGCCGAGAGTTTCAACGTGTTCCTAATTGTAGCGCAGCTGTTGTGGTTATTCTACGTTCATGTGGATGTCCGACGGTACGTTAATCTCATCTCCCGCGCGCTCGACGAGGCGAAAACGAAGCAGATTAACAAGGACGAACAAGTGCAGTTGGAGCCCACGGGCGATGGGCAGTATCAGTTGCGCATCAATGTGCCCGAAGCGCCCAAGACCATCCCACAGTATTATGGCTTCACCTCGGGCAGACACGGAGGCTCCCTCTACCTCAAGATCGGGGCTACAG TCTTCTGTTTGGGTTACCTGATTCACACTGGCCTGAACCTTGGCCAGAAGATACTGTACCTGACGCAAGACGACCCCGTCTTCGACAACTGCACCTGCACCACTGACGTTGTTATGTCCGTCCTGCAGCCTGTGTTCGCCTTCTACCAACTATTCTTCATCTTCAAGTACTCCAAT TTGATCATCAACCGACGTCTAGTCTTGTCAAGATTTGGCATCATGCACTGCATAGCTTCCTGCCTGTGTTTCTGGATTTACACCATCCTGCAAGAGACCTTACAGGCCATCTTCCTGAAAAAGAGCAAGGAAGGTTACGGTGCGGACGAGCCCTACACCGCCAGGCTCGTCGGTGGCGACGACGATGACTCTGATGAAATGGATGACGACGATGTCCACCATTTCACTGGCCGAAAGTTTGTGGCTTCCGGGGCATCATCGTGGTCCATCAACTACGGGTGCGAGAAGGACACCCACCTGTCCGACATGATCAACACTACCACGCCCTACCTGTACCCCTTCAGCATCGAGTTCAACATCCTGATGGTCGGGTTGTGGATTCTTCTTTGGGAGAACATTGGCATGTTCGagcgccacacacacatcccctcagTCGAGGTCACGTATGAAGAGGACAACAGCAAATCTCTGACGTCCAACCTCATCATCTACGTCGACTGTCACGCTTCCAACCGTGGACTGTTCGCCGGTCTGCTCATGACAGTCGCTACAGTTGTAtccatcatcctcttcttcatcttctctgcGTCTGAGGACACCAGGAAGCTTGGGTCGTACGTCAACGGCGCCAGTGAAATCATCCTACTGACCTGCATGTTGATAACAGCGGCCATCGCTTACAATTCCTTGCGGATCCTGGACGTCATCCGACACGCCATGAGCTCCGTGGATGACATCCTGCTCTACGTCTGCCTCCCTTGCATCTTCCTGTACGCCTTCCTCAGCATGGTGCCGGCAATCAAGAACGGGGAAGTCCTCTTTGCAACGGTCTCCATCCTGCAGGTGTCTCAGGTGATCCTTCAGACGGCACTGATCTGCGATGGTCTGAGACGCTGCTCGAACGCCCAGTCGCTACAACACAAGAAGCCAGGACGCGAGGTCGTCACCTACCTAGTGGTGACCAACGTGGCCATGTGGCTTCTCCAGACCTTCGAGATTAAGAGCGAAGAAGGCAATTCCATACTCTATGATTTCTACGGCAAG GAGCTGTGGACATTGCTTTCACACTTGACATTGCCGCTCGCGCTCTTCTACCGCTTCCACTCGTCCGTGTGTCTTGCGGACATGTGGAAGGCGTCGTATGAGGTTGAGGAGTCCCACTAG
- the LOC139759543 gene encoding proton channel OtopLc-like isoform X1 has protein sequence MYLHPNSVIRIRLPGPQAISPTAYMYPPLTTVFLSQCPSPSCHTPRPGADRRADSSWATSESESEASGSSALVSPVQNRRRVNHGLPAQHPHRRRKVSAPPELQPHLGGTPHNSAQSLSQQGNGGANPDPADRSANPEYILNLPGQTHLPGGFYSGSDSGVPSEYSSWAGPVSGAIRHDVSSDEHVTLPSNSIDDLARQRQTEQQEVSFYQSDSDCESLDELQPPQGRRKSGAGSGMNNQGYVHTEPTPLVLPVGSPPPLPLSHVTVEPGMASPSPSIVGAPSTITQGRRHSMVVQLNLQQGAAPPIAGVAPSRNGRSVSMLSLNGNQPVSSMYPNLHNDTQSIYSEVGYGITGHQVASPVPHQTAGIKLVEGQQTIVSAHPEGVSTHPDPHDPHLPPQPTEEGEKKAWFQHTLSKNLSIMYAVFLVMLGIVIYLADTFSGHDSAIAESFNVFLIVAQLLWLFYVHVDVRRYVNLISRALDEAKTKQINKDEQVQLEPTGDGQYQLRINVPEAPKTIPQYYGFTSGRHGGSLYLKIGATVFCLGYLIHTGLNLGQKILYLTQDDPVFDNCTCTTDVVMSVLQPVFAFYQLFFIFKYSNLIINRRLVLSRFGIMHCIASCLCFWIYTILQETLQAIFLKKSKEGYGADEPYTARLVGGDDDDSDEMDDDDVHHFTGRKFVASGASSWSINYGCEKDTHLSDMINTTTPYLYPFSIEFNILMVGLWILLWENIGMFERHTHIPSVEVTYEEDNSKSLTSNLIIYVDCHASNRGLFAGLLMTVATVVSIILFFIFSASEDTRKLGSYVNGASEIILLTCMLITAAIAYNSLRILDVIRHAMSSVDDILLYVCLPCIFLYAFLSMVPAIKNGEVLFATVSILQVSQVILQTALICDGLRRCSNAQSLQHKKPGREVVTYLVVTNVAMWLLQTFEIKSEEGNSILYDFYGKELWTLLSHLTLPLALFYRFHSSVCLADMWKASYEVEESH, from the exons TGAGAGCGAGGCCAGTGGTAGTAGTGCTCTGGTGTCACCTGTACAAAATCGCCGACGTGTGAACCACGGGCTACCTGCTCAGCACCCACATCGCCGCAGGAAGGTGAGCGCACCGCCGGAGTTGCAGCCGCACTTAGGTGGCACTCCACACAACAGCGCCCAATCCCTCAGCCAACAGGGTAACGGCGGTGCGAATCCCGATCCAGCGGACAGATCCGCCAACCCCGAGTACATCCTTAACCTCCCTGGACAGACACATT TACCAGGAGGATTCTATAGCGGCTCGGACTCGGGAGTACCGTCTGAGTATTCCTCCTGGGCTGGTCCAGTATCTGGAGCGATCCGTCACGACGTATCTTCGGACGAACACGTTACGTTACCTTCAAATTCCATCGACGACCTCGCGCGCCAACGCCAGACAGAACAACAGGAAGTCTCGTTTTACCAGTCGGACTCCGATTGTGAG AGTTTGGACGAGCTTCAGCCGCCTCAGGGGCGTCGGAAgtctggtgctggtagtgggatgaacAACCAAGGATACGTTCACACGGAACCCACGCCATTGGTACTCCCCGTGGgatctcctccccctcttcctctctcacacgTCACGGTGGAACCCGGCATGGCCTCTCCCTCGCCCTCTATCGTGGGTGCGCCCAGTACCATAACCCAGGGACGCAGGCACAGTATGGTCGTGCAGCTCAATCTGCAGCAAGGTGCCGCGCCCCCAATCGCGGGGGTAGCGCCTTCGAGAAACGGGCGATCCGTCTCGATGCTCTCCTTAAATGGGAACCAGCCAGTTTCCAGCATGTATCCCAACCTTCACAACGACACGCAGTCCATCTATAGCGAGGTTGGCTACGGCATCACCGGTCACCAGGTGGCATCGCCGGTACCTCATCAGACTGCTGGAATAAAGCTTGTGGAAGGCCAGCAAACAATAGTTTCTGCTCATCCGGAGGGCGTATCCACACATCCCGACCCTCACGACCCACATTTGCCGCCACAGCCTACcgaagaaggagagaagaaggcTTGGTTCCAACACACCCTTAGCAAAAATCTGAGCATTATGTATGCCGTGTTCCTGGTCATGCTGGGAATCGTGATCTACCTGGCGGACACCTTCAGCGGCCATGATTCAGCCATAGCCGAGAGTTTCAACGTGTTCCTAATTGTAGCGCAGCTGTTGTGGTTATTCTACGTTCATGTGGATGTCCGACGGTACGTTAATCTCATCTCCCGCGCGCTCGACGAGGCGAAAACGAAGCAGATTAACAAGGACGAACAAGTGCAGTTGGAGCCCACGGGCGATGGGCAGTATCAGTTGCGCATCAATGTGCCCGAAGCGCCCAAGACCATCCCACAGTATTATGGCTTCACCTCGGGCAGACACGGAGGCTCCCTCTACCTCAAGATCGGGGCTACAG TCTTCTGTTTGGGTTACCTGATTCACACTGGCCTGAACCTTGGCCAGAAGATACTGTACCTGACGCAAGACGACCCCGTCTTCGACAACTGCACCTGCACCACTGACGTTGTTATGTCCGTCCTGCAGCCTGTGTTCGCCTTCTACCAACTATTCTTCATCTTCAAGTACTCCAAT TTGATCATCAACCGACGTCTAGTCTTGTCAAGATTTGGCATCATGCACTGCATAGCTTCCTGCCTGTGTTTCTGGATTTACACCATCCTGCAAGAGACCTTACAGGCCATCTTCCTGAAAAAGAGCAAGGAAGGTTACGGTGCGGACGAGCCCTACACCGCCAGGCTCGTCGGTGGCGACGACGATGACTCTGATGAAATGGATGACGACGATGTCCACCATTTCACTGGCCGAAAGTTTGTGGCTTCCGGGGCATCATCGTGGTCCATCAACTACGGGTGCGAGAAGGACACCCACCTGTCCGACATGATCAACACTACCACGCCCTACCTGTACCCCTTCAGCATCGAGTTCAACATCCTGATGGTCGGGTTGTGGATTCTTCTTTGGGAGAACATTGGCATGTTCGagcgccacacacacatcccctcagTCGAGGTCACGTATGAAGAGGACAACAGCAAATCTCTGACGTCCAACCTCATCATCTACGTCGACTGTCACGCTTCCAACCGTGGACTGTTCGCCGGTCTGCTCATGACAGTCGCTACAGTTGTAtccatcatcctcttcttcatcttctctgcGTCTGAGGACACCAGGAAGCTTGGGTCGTACGTCAACGGCGCCAGTGAAATCATCCTACTGACCTGCATGTTGATAACAGCGGCCATCGCTTACAATTCCTTGCGGATCCTGGACGTCATCCGACACGCCATGAGCTCCGTGGATGACATCCTGCTCTACGTCTGCCTCCCTTGCATCTTCCTGTACGCCTTCCTCAGCATGGTGCCGGCAATCAAGAACGGGGAAGTCCTCTTTGCAACGGTCTCCATCCTGCAGGTGTCTCAGGTGATCCTTCAGACGGCACTGATCTGCGATGGTCTGAGACGCTGCTCGAACGCCCAGTCGCTACAACACAAGAAGCCAGGACGCGAGGTCGTCACCTACCTAGTGGTGACCAACGTGGCCATGTGGCTTCTCCAGACCTTCGAGATTAAGAGCGAAGAAGGCAATTCCATACTCTATGATTTCTACGGCAAG GAGCTGTGGACATTGCTTTCACACTTGACATTGCCGCTCGCGCTCTTCTACCGCTTCCACTCGTCCGTGTGTCTTGCGGACATGTGGAAGGCGTCGTATGAGGTTGAGGAGTCCCACTAG
- the LOC139759543 gene encoding proton channel OtopLc-like isoform X4, which translates to MVHSNSVPVTTESEASGSSALVSPVQNRRRVNHGLPAQHPHRRRKVSAPPELQPHLGGTPHNSAQSLSQQGNGGANPDPADRSANPEYILNLPGQTHLPGGFYSGSDSGVPSEYSSWAGPVSGAIRHDVSSDEHVTLPSNSIDDLARQRQTEQQEVSFYQSDSDCESLDELQPPQGRRKSGAGSGMNNQGYVHTEPTPLVLPVGSPPPLPLSHVTVEPGMASPSPSIVGAPSTITQGRRHSMVVQLNLQQGAAPPIAGVAPSRNGRSVSMLSLNGNQPVSSMYPNLHNDTQSIYSEVGYGITGHQVASPVPHQTAGIKLVEGQQTIVSAHPEGVSTHPDPHDPHLPPQPTEEGEKKAWFQHTLSKNLSIMYAVFLVMLGIVIYLADTFSGHDSAIAESFNVFLIVAQLLWLFYVHVDVRRYVNLISRALDEAKTKQINKDEQVQLEPTGDGQYQLRINVPEAPKTIPQYYGFTSGRHGGSLYLKIGATVFCLGYLIHTGLNLGQKILYLTQDDPVFDNCTCTTDVVMSVLQPVFAFYQLFFIFKYSNLIINRRLVLSRFGIMHCIASCLCFWIYTILQETLQAIFLKKSKEGYGADEPYTARLVGGDDDDSDEMDDDDVHHFTGRKFVASGASSWSINYGCEKDTHLSDMINTTTPYLYPFSIEFNILMVGLWILLWENIGMFERHTHIPSVEVTYEEDNSKSLTSNLIIYVDCHASNRGLFAGLLMTVATVVSIILFFIFSASEDTRKLGSYVNGASEIILLTCMLITAAIAYNSLRILDVIRHAMSSVDDILLYVCLPCIFLYAFLSMVPAIKNGEVLFATVSILQVSQVILQTALICDGLRRCSNAQSLQHKKPGREVVTYLVVTNVAMWLLQTFEIKSEEGNSILYDFYGKELWTLLSHLTLPLALFYRFHSSVCLADMWKASYEVEESH; encoded by the exons TGAGAGCGAGGCCAGTGGTAGTAGTGCTCTGGTGTCACCTGTACAAAATCGCCGACGTGTGAACCACGGGCTACCTGCTCAGCACCCACATCGCCGCAGGAAGGTGAGCGCACCGCCGGAGTTGCAGCCGCACTTAGGTGGCACTCCACACAACAGCGCCCAATCCCTCAGCCAACAGGGTAACGGCGGTGCGAATCCCGATCCAGCGGACAGATCCGCCAACCCCGAGTACATCCTTAACCTCCCTGGACAGACACATT TACCAGGAGGATTCTATAGCGGCTCGGACTCGGGAGTACCGTCTGAGTATTCCTCCTGGGCTGGTCCAGTATCTGGAGCGATCCGTCACGACGTATCTTCGGACGAACACGTTACGTTACCTTCAAATTCCATCGACGACCTCGCGCGCCAACGCCAGACAGAACAACAGGAAGTCTCGTTTTACCAGTCGGACTCCGATTGTGAG AGTTTGGACGAGCTTCAGCCGCCTCAGGGGCGTCGGAAgtctggtgctggtagtgggatgaacAACCAAGGATACGTTCACACGGAACCCACGCCATTGGTACTCCCCGTGGgatctcctccccctcttcctctctcacacgTCACGGTGGAACCCGGCATGGCCTCTCCCTCGCCCTCTATCGTGGGTGCGCCCAGTACCATAACCCAGGGACGCAGGCACAGTATGGTCGTGCAGCTCAATCTGCAGCAAGGTGCCGCGCCCCCAATCGCGGGGGTAGCGCCTTCGAGAAACGGGCGATCCGTCTCGATGCTCTCCTTAAATGGGAACCAGCCAGTTTCCAGCATGTATCCCAACCTTCACAACGACACGCAGTCCATCTATAGCGAGGTTGGCTACGGCATCACCGGTCACCAGGTGGCATCGCCGGTACCTCATCAGACTGCTGGAATAAAGCTTGTGGAAGGCCAGCAAACAATAGTTTCTGCTCATCCGGAGGGCGTATCCACACATCCCGACCCTCACGACCCACATTTGCCGCCACAGCCTACcgaagaaggagagaagaaggcTTGGTTCCAACACACCCTTAGCAAAAATCTGAGCATTATGTATGCCGTGTTCCTGGTCATGCTGGGAATCGTGATCTACCTGGCGGACACCTTCAGCGGCCATGATTCAGCCATAGCCGAGAGTTTCAACGTGTTCCTAATTGTAGCGCAGCTGTTGTGGTTATTCTACGTTCATGTGGATGTCCGACGGTACGTTAATCTCATCTCCCGCGCGCTCGACGAGGCGAAAACGAAGCAGATTAACAAGGACGAACAAGTGCAGTTGGAGCCCACGGGCGATGGGCAGTATCAGTTGCGCATCAATGTGCCCGAAGCGCCCAAGACCATCCCACAGTATTATGGCTTCACCTCGGGCAGACACGGAGGCTCCCTCTACCTCAAGATCGGGGCTACAG TCTTCTGTTTGGGTTACCTGATTCACACTGGCCTGAACCTTGGCCAGAAGATACTGTACCTGACGCAAGACGACCCCGTCTTCGACAACTGCACCTGCACCACTGACGTTGTTATGTCCGTCCTGCAGCCTGTGTTCGCCTTCTACCAACTATTCTTCATCTTCAAGTACTCCAAT TTGATCATCAACCGACGTCTAGTCTTGTCAAGATTTGGCATCATGCACTGCATAGCTTCCTGCCTGTGTTTCTGGATTTACACCATCCTGCAAGAGACCTTACAGGCCATCTTCCTGAAAAAGAGCAAGGAAGGTTACGGTGCGGACGAGCCCTACACCGCCAGGCTCGTCGGTGGCGACGACGATGACTCTGATGAAATGGATGACGACGATGTCCACCATTTCACTGGCCGAAAGTTTGTGGCTTCCGGGGCATCATCGTGGTCCATCAACTACGGGTGCGAGAAGGACACCCACCTGTCCGACATGATCAACACTACCACGCCCTACCTGTACCCCTTCAGCATCGAGTTCAACATCCTGATGGTCGGGTTGTGGATTCTTCTTTGGGAGAACATTGGCATGTTCGagcgccacacacacatcccctcagTCGAGGTCACGTATGAAGAGGACAACAGCAAATCTCTGACGTCCAACCTCATCATCTACGTCGACTGTCACGCTTCCAACCGTGGACTGTTCGCCGGTCTGCTCATGACAGTCGCTACAGTTGTAtccatcatcctcttcttcatcttctctgcGTCTGAGGACACCAGGAAGCTTGGGTCGTACGTCAACGGCGCCAGTGAAATCATCCTACTGACCTGCATGTTGATAACAGCGGCCATCGCTTACAATTCCTTGCGGATCCTGGACGTCATCCGACACGCCATGAGCTCCGTGGATGACATCCTGCTCTACGTCTGCCTCCCTTGCATCTTCCTGTACGCCTTCCTCAGCATGGTGCCGGCAATCAAGAACGGGGAAGTCCTCTTTGCAACGGTCTCCATCCTGCAGGTGTCTCAGGTGATCCTTCAGACGGCACTGATCTGCGATGGTCTGAGACGCTGCTCGAACGCCCAGTCGCTACAACACAAGAAGCCAGGACGCGAGGTCGTCACCTACCTAGTGGTGACCAACGTGGCCATGTGGCTTCTCCAGACCTTCGAGATTAAGAGCGAAGAAGGCAATTCCATACTCTATGATTTCTACGGCAAG GAGCTGTGGACATTGCTTTCACACTTGACATTGCCGCTCGCGCTCTTCTACCGCTTCCACTCGTCCGTGTGTCTTGCGGACATGTGGAAGGCGTCGTATGAGGTTGAGGAGTCCCACTAG